In the genome of Raphanus sativus cultivar WK10039 chromosome 9, ASM80110v3, whole genome shotgun sequence, the window TTGTATTTGTCCAATTGACTGATTCTTGGTTCCAAAAAGGGGACATAACTTATTGAATCATTTACACAAAAACGGAAGACAGGCACAGTTAATGTGATTTGGTGCAAAAATGTTTAGCTGTCTGTCAATCAAATAAATACGCAGATCTTTCCAGATTCTTGAAATTTTTCATATTAGTTGGGAAATTCATTTTAATATCCCAAAAATATAGAATTTGAAAGAGTTTTCTGTTAAATTATAATAGGTGAGggttataaaaacataattactACTTAACATTACAATAAATAGATAAcataaaaatgaagaaaaagatcaaaagaattaaaaagacgtttttaaataagatttttttaaaaagtttaagacattaaaaaattgttttatcattaatctaatttttgtatttaaattttaattttaatgtggAGCtacattaatattaatattatgttatcaaatatttttttaggatCCTTTAGTATTGATGTTGTTAGAATTAAGTCTAAAAAGTTAACTATGAAAAAGatagaaaaactagaaaatgaTGACTTTTACTACCAAGTTTAAGAATACACTAGGTTTTGGTCCGCACTTTAAAAGTGCGAGacttttttgttataatttagtacaaaaaattcaaagatgatatttataaaaacattttattattatattgaaACTCTGATATGGATTGTCgatatcaaaatcaaaataagttTTTCCTACCATATAtcttaggggtgggcacttcgaTTATCTTCTCGGTTCGATTCAGGATCGGGTTGGTTTGTTTAGTTTGGTTCTAGTAATTTCTAACTGAAGTAAATCATagttagtttggttcggtttctcggttcggtttagtttcaAACCGAACCATTCGGGTTGGAAAATCTTCAATCgaattatttgaaaaagatttCGGTTCGATTTGAATCGGTATCGGGTCGATTAGTTCCGTTTGACTCGGTTCGGTTTGAATTTTTTGTCCACCCCTGATATATCTAAACCGTGCATTTCTTGAAATATCTTATCGTGGTAACCGATGATCCATACTTTAACAGCGAGGTTATTTTGTTTGtacattttaatttgaaaatataaatattttgatccgTGTTTCTGAAGCCAAGTAATTTATGGTTTGAAATTATAgtaaatttacatttttctattttatcatatataatttatgttaagattcacatagatattatattttaattatttttcagtgAGTTCAAACTTTgtatctttaataaaatttgaatatgcgataaattatcattttttccAGCTTAAAGGTGGATGAGTAATCATTTATTAGAAATGTTATTTTCTGtcctattattattattataaaatattgctttcaatttgattttaaaactaGAAATGGAACACTTATTTTggaatttgtaaaaataaatataatagtataatatatagtatcgaataatttcaaagttattttcatataataaaaatgtatatgtatcgttcttttgtttgaatttAACTAATTAGGTATGTGCAGTAAAGTGCCATCACTAAGTTATGTTATAATCATATAAACTCCACCTATCTATGTTAGcaatgatgataatatatattgaaacaaaaaaaataaaaatgtaaatttacATAGGAAAAAAACGTATATGTACTATcacatatacaaataaaaatgtgaCTATTTAATTCAAATTCTATGTGAAACTATATTAGGCTGAATATTTTTTGTTCAGATTTTCTAAAGAtctcttcaaaatattttaggtaatttaaatattaaatatttaatatatttcagtGGCATTTCTGTAAATAGTTTGAAAAACTAAAGGAATGTTTGAAAAATATatgctgttttaattgtattgatttgtCATGTTATTTTTGGTAGtcattggtaaactttttacTTGGTTACTCTCTCcgtcttcaaaaaaaaattataaagaaaatataactaatattcataattaaatttattatttatttaaaaatatactttctGATAACTATCAGCtaacaatatttaattaatttaaatattctcaattaatgtttttaaaaaatatacaaaatagctttaaaatatataaaaagtctatttttgtgaaacaaaaaaaaatctagaaaaatTTATTTTCAGGGAATAGTTTTTAGGAAAAAACACTTTCTAGAAAACTATAGCAACTTCAATAGTTTTCTGGCttaatacttttaatataatgttGTCTGAAACTAAAAATCAAACCTTACTGAAATTATAATAAGCTGAAACAGTTtacaaaccaaaaaatcaacATTTAGTTCTCATGTAAAAGTAAATTTCCGGCCTAAGAAACTGATTTATCCAAAAGTAATTCTATACTACTCCCACCATAATAATATATGTCATATTTGGTTTCAATATTTACAAACCTGTAACTTTTTTAAGTAACTTGGACAATAGAGAGATGTAAgcacatatatttttattgaaatgatcttttgttaaatattttaccaTCTATTTATAAACAAATGTAAAGTTATTTAGTTCGTAGACTCGTAGTTATACCAGGAAAATGAATTTGAGCTTTGTGAATTAGATTTATGTCGTTATCTGAAATGAAATAGAAAGAATATCATCGTTAAAGTTGAGCACATtagttagcaaaagaaaaaactgagCACATTATtgtccatttttttcttttaagactTGTCGGCAGTTCAATGAGTTAGGTCATCAACCGCACTTCCGGACTCGTGCTTTGACACATGTCACCAACCCACCTTGCACTCAAAGACACAACACAGTTTAAAAATAAGAGATCATGAAACTGGGATACAATTATACTCTTATTCAATTTTGATAATTGTACTCTTATTCAATATTGACAAcaattagtttcaaaaaaaaaatttgacaacaattttttttttgcaatgaGATAATAAGATGACACCAGCTTTCACGTGCATCAAAGTTGGATGAAAAAGGACAAGAAGTTTACGTGATATTTCTTCCAAAGTAAAAGCCACAccaaaataaaagttaagaaCCATAAAagtcaaattaaaataatatactcCAAGATTCGAACTTATCATTAAAAGTTCCTTTACTGCAAATTTACAAAGCAAGCAACAGCAGATTCAATAAAGGTTCAAATTTAATGGCAGGGCATCAGGTTTGGTGTAGAAAATCATTTGGCAAGATAGACTAGAAATGATAAGAACAGAACCTGAATTTCAAAGAGAAGGTACGAGCTTCAGCATTGTAAGAGGATGTCACTTTGACGACTGGCGTCCCAGCTTGAGGGTACctaaaatatcaatattgtATATCCTTATTAGAATGAAAACGATAATATTCACAAGACATTCCACAGTAGAAATATGACTAACCATTGCAAGAAATTAGCAAAATCTGCATTGTTTGCATCACGCATAGCAGCAAAGAAGTCTTCACAGGTCACAGCTTGCTCATCGTGTCTTTGAAAATAAAGATCAATTCCCTGTAACATATGCACACACAGAAGTGAGCGTAAGGACCACGAAATAAGACCTAGATACTGGATACACAAAAAAGAGTATTGGAAATCAACCTTTCGGAAACCCTCACTTCCTAGTAGAGTTTTGTACATCCTCACAACCTCAGCTCCCTAAGAAAACATTATATAGTCACCTTCAGAGACTCGGTATATTTGGCTGTGTCATTACATATCAATTTATGGCGCAACCTTATCTGGGAAAGTTGGGGCTAGTGCGAAGTGACATAGGTGTTGATAGAATTCCAGACTGCATTAAAGATCTCCAACGGTTAAAAAATCAAAGTATATTTTGCTGTCCAAAACTTGCATAACTGCCCGAGCTTCCTAGGTCGCTCACAACACTAAGAGTATATAGATGTGAATCACTGGAGACAATATAGTACCGTTCCCTTTAGGTTCTGAGATTGAGGATATCTATTTCCCTGACTGCTACAGATTGGGTCGTGAAGCAAGGAGAGTAATTACCCAGCATCCGTTGCAGGAATGCCTACCTGGCATACACATATACCTGCAGGGTTCCAGTACCTACCTATCTGTTCAAAAGCCTACCTATTTAAGTTTTGTGTGGTGGTTTTCCCTAAACATGGAAATGGTAGAACATAGTGGTATTGAATTACTGTGTTACATACGCATGAATGGTTGCCCTACGAAGAGGAGaacattttcttttgatcttCCAATCCAATCAGAACATCTGTTTATATTTCACGCCATAGTGTTTAAGGAAGAAGACCTACAGCATGAACAATATCGCCAGATATGTTTCCTGTTCAGCACCACATCCCAGGAAGTCGAAATTATTGAATGTGGCGTCCAGATCGTGAGGGACAGAAGTGGCAGAAAAAGAAGCGACGCCGATGCTGTGAATATAAATCACAACAACAACTGTTGGAAGACGACGATGAAAGTCTCTACGGTAGCCTTGACTATATATGATGCACCAAGAGTAGCTACCATTAAGGATTTTGCTAAGTCTCTTTCttcactttttattttcctATTGAGTTTGATTCCGAGTGTTCCTTTTTATAGCTTACTAAAGGAACATAAAGACTTGATAAGTGATTATTTCACATCATTCTTTTCCTTCTGAGTTCGATTTGAAGTGTTACTTTTGTGTAACTTCCTTTTAAGACTTGGGTATGTGATCTTGTCGTTGTATTTACTCATCAGACAATGTTCAGTAGTTGTGTATAGACTTCAGCTACCTACTCGTTTTGCATTTTGTTAACTTTTCAAAGAAATTCTACGTCTGCTGGGAAGATGTTGACGTTGCCCAAACTGCTCTTGTTTAGCTGTTGAGATTTTCAAGTGTTCTTTTGAATAGCTTTTATTGTTTTACACCTTGACTACAGTTATTAGGAAGTATACCTGGGAAAGTGTCTTCTTCCTCGTATATTTAGGGTCCTAATATGTTGTGGGGCTCCATTTAGAACAAAACAATAGCTGTTCTGTTTTAATGGTTTATGAAAATGCAGAAACGTCTCAATGGAATGATATGATCATATGTTGTGGACAGGCACATACAGAGTACATTTATATGAATCATGGGCTTGTTGGAAGAACTAGACTTCATTAGAAAGAGATGAAGTTTCCTTCAAAAGAAGTCTCGCCTGAACAAGAAGAAAGCAGAACAAGCCAAAAGCGACAACAACAAGGATCCATAAAAAGTTCCAGTTTCAGGTAATAACTTGCGTAGAATAAGTGAcaaaatatttagtttgaatATGGCACACAAGATTAGACAAGAAGACgttgacgaaaaaaaaaaaaaaacaagaagaccATAACCGGTTGAATGCCGGTTTAAAACTTAACATCTAACCGGTAACCGGACTAGCCATTCTCATTTGAAAACAACTAATAAGCGAAGAAAATTCAGCTCAAGTCAACACACTGAGTGAAAGGACTTTACCATCTTCACATCTGGCTCATCGGGAGAGACTTTCATCGATACTCTGCTCTcatggcttcttcttcctcttcttcctcgcCTCGCACATGGAGATACCGCGTCTTCACGAGCTTCCACGGACCTGACGTCCGCAAAACCTTCCTCACTCACCTACGCAAGCAGTTTAACTGCAACGGGATATCGATGTTCGACGATCAAGGGATCGAGAGAGGCCACACCATCGCCCCTGCTCTCACACAAGCGATCAGAGAATCGAGGATCTCTATCGTGGTGTTAACGAAGCACTATGCTTCTTCCAGGTGGTGTTTGGATGAGCTTTTGGGGATTCTGAAATGCAAGGAAGAGATCGGGCAGATAGTGATGACCATCTTCTACGGAGTAGATCCTTCCGATGTTCGGAAACAAACCGGAGATTTCGGGAAAGTCTTCAAGGACACATGCCGTCgtaaaacagaggaagagaggCGAAGATGGAGCCAAGCTTTGACCGATGTGGGAAACATAGCTGGGGAACACTTTCTCAACTGGTTTGTTTGCTTTTTCTTCACTCTTGTACCTTTCTTGATTCTCACATATGAACGTAATCTCTTGTTTTAGGGACAAGGAATCGGAGATGATTGAAAAGATTGCGAGAGATGTCTCAAACAAGCTTAATGCTACAATCTCTAGGGATTTTGAAGACATGGTTGGTATTGAAGCACACTTGGATAAGATGCAGTCTTTGTTACATTTAGATGATGAGGATGGAGCTATGTTTGCTGGAATCTGTGGCCCTGCTGGCATTGGTAAGACTACCATTGCTAGGGCTCTACATAGTCGACTCTCTAGCAGTTTTCATCTTACTTGTTTTATGGAGAATCTTCGAGGAAGCTGTAATAGTGGTCTCGACGAGTATGGATTGAAACTGCGTTTACAAGAGCTACTTCTTTCAAAGATTTTTAACCAGAATGATATGAGGATATACCATTTAGGTGCGATACCGCAAAGAATGTGTGACCAAAAAGTTCTTATCATTCTTGATGATGTGGACGATCTGCAGCAGCTTGAGGCTCTGGCTGATGAAACTAACTGGTTTGGTGATGGAAGCAGGATTGTGGTGACCACGGAAGATCAAGAGCTTTTGGAGCAACATGGTATCAACAATACATACTATGTGGATCTTCCGACTGACGACGAGGCTCGTAAGATTTTTTGTAGATATGCTTTCAGACGGAGCTTAACACCATATGGTTTTGAAACTCTTGTCGAAAGAACAACAGAGCTTTGTGGCAAACTTCCTTTTGGTCTCCGTGTTCAATTTTACGCGGAAAGAAAGAAGACGACTGGGAAAGTATATTGCAAAGGCTAGAAAATAGCAATATACCAAAGATCGATGCAGTACTTAGAGTTGGATACGACAGTTTACATGAGAACGAACAAACTCTGTTTCTCCTCATTGCCATCTTCTTCAACTACCAAGACGATGGTCACGTGAAAACAATGCTCGCTGACACTAACTTGGATGTCAGACTCGGCTTGAAAACTCTCGCTTATAAGTCTCTCACAAAAATATCTAGCCAAGGAAAAATAGTGATGCACAAGTTACTACAACAAGTGGGCAGACAAGCAGTTCAAAGACAAGAGCCTTGGAAACGTCGGATCTTAATTGATCCTCAAGAGATCTGCGATGTTCTTGAGCCTTGGAAACGCCAAGTCCTAACTGATACCGATGAGATTCGCGATGTCCTTGAAAATGATTCTGTACGTTCATTTTCTTCTATCTGTTACACCGGTTCATTTAGCAAAGGCCTATAGATGTTACCACCTTTTGTTCTAACATAATTTcctttattttgaattttttttttagggtAGTAGAAATTTGATGGGGGTATCTTTTGATATGTCTACAATCTTACACGACATGGATATTAGCGCAAGAGCTTTTACAAGTATGCGTAATCTTCGATTTCTCAAGGTCTACAAAACAAGATGTGATACAAATGTTAGAGTGCATTTACCCGAGGACATGGAGTTTCCACCTCGTCTGAGGTTATTACACTGGGAGGTATACCCGAGAAAGTTTCTTCCTCGTACATTTTGTACTGAACATCTTGTGGAACTCTATTTAAGAGATACCGAGCTCGAGCAATTATGGGAGGGAACCCAGgttggttattttattttattttctgtttgtgTGTACTTTGGATAGTGTTTAATGGTTTTTACTGGTTtgtgaaattttatataaatctaaatggAATATAGAAAACAATGAACCTTAAAAACCAAATATGTGGAAGTTACAGTAGCATCGTCAATTTTGTTAAGAGTTTCAAACATATGTATGATTCCCATCATTTCATAACATTAATATGGTATTGTGCTGTTTTACATTCAGCCCCTCACAAATCTCAAGAAGATGTTTTTGGGTTCGTGCCTGTATCTTAAGGAACTTCCGGATCTTGCAAAAGCTACAAACCTAGAGAAATTGAGGTTGGATCGGTGCAGGAGTTTGGTAGAGATTCATTCCTCTGTTGGAAACCTTCATAAACTAGAGAGTTTGGAAGTGGCTTTCTGTTATAATCTACAGGTTGTTCCGAATCTTTTCAACTTGGCATCTCTTGAATCATTCATGATGGTGGGATGCTACCAACTGAGGAGTCTTCCAGATATTTCTACGACCATCACAGAACTCTCAATCCCAGACACACTGTTAGAAGAGTTTACTGAACCAATTAGGCTCTGGTCTCACCTTCAGAGACTCGATATATATGGCTGTGGGGAAAATTTGGAGCAAGTGCGAAGTGACATAGCTGTTGAGAGAATTCCAGACTGCATCAAAGATCTCCAACGGTTAGAAGAACTAACTATATTTTGCTGTCCAAAACTTGTATCACTGCCAGAGCTCCCTAGGTCGCTCACATTACTAATAGTATACGAATGTGATTCACTGGAGACACTAGCACCTTTCCCTTTAGGTTCTGAGATTGAAGCTCTCTCTTTTCCCGAATGCTTCAGATTGGATCGAGAAGCAAGGAGAGTAATTACCCAGCTGCAATCATCATGGGTATGCCTACCTGGAAGAAATATACCTGCGGAGTTCCATCACCGGGTTATAGGAAATTTCTTGGCCATATGCTCAAATGCATACCGATTTAAGCTTTGTGCCGTGGTTTCCCCTAAACAGGTGATGGTGGAAGATGAAGATATAGAATTACTGTGTCACATACTCATAAATGGTTGCCCCATGAAGAGCCCCATTAAGAGCATATATAATCTTAGGATTAGAATCCAATCAGAACATCTGTTTATATTTCCCTCCACAATGCTCAAGGAAGACCGACAGCTTGGACAATACAGTGAGATATTGTTCAAATTTAGCACCACATCTCAGAACACTGAAATTATTAAATGTGGTGTCCAAATCTTGAGGGACAGAAGAAGCTGTGATTCTAAGTCAGAACAAGACGACGATGAAAGTCTCTACAGC includes:
- the LOC108827036 gene encoding puromycin-sensitive aminopeptidase-like; amino-acid sequence: MYKTLLGSEGFRKGIDLYFQRHDEQAVTCEDFFAAMRDANNADFANFLQWYPQAGTPVVKVTSSYNAEARTFSLKFRFCSYHF
- the LOC108825190 gene encoding LOW QUALITY PROTEIN: disease resistance protein RML1A (The sequence of the model RefSeq protein was modified relative to this genomic sequence to represent the inferred CDS: inserted 1 base in 1 codon), with the translated sequence MASSSSSSSPRTWRYRVFTSFHGPDVRKTFLTHLRKQFNCNGISMFDDQGIERGHTIAPALTQAIRESRISIVVLTKHYASSRWCLDELLGILKCKEEIGQIVMTIFYGVDPSDVRKQTGDFGKVFKDTCRRKTEEERRRWSQALTDVGNIAGEHFLNWDKESEMIEKIARDVSNKLNATISRDFEDMVGIEAHLDKMQSLLHLDDEDGAMFAGICGPAGIGKTTIARALHSRLSSSFHLTCFMENLRGSCNSGLDEYGLKLRLQELLLSKIFNQNDMRIYHLGAIPQRMCDQKVLIILDDVDDLQQLEALADETNWFGDGSRIVVTTEDQELLEQHGINNTYYVDLPTDDEARKIFCRYAFRRSLTPYGFETLVERTTELCGKLPFGLRVQXLRGKKEDDWESILQRLENSNIPKIDAVLRVGYDSLHENEQTLFLLIAIFFNYQDDGHVKTMLADTNLDVRLGLKTLAYKSLTKISSQGKIVMHKLLQQVGRQAVQRQEPWKRRILIDPQEICDVLEPWKRQVLTDTDEIRDVLENDSGSRNLMGVSFDMSTILHDMDISARAFTSMRNLRFLKVYKTRCDTNVRVHLPEDMEFPPRLRLLHWEVYPRKFLPRTFCTEHLVELYLRDTELEQLWEGTQPLTNLKKMFLGSCLYLKELPDLAKATNLEKLRLDRCRSLVEIHSSVGNLHKLESLEVAFCYNLQVVPNLFNLASLESFMMVGCYQLRSLPDISTTITELSIPDTLLEEFTEPIRLWSHLQRLDIYGCGENLEQVRSDIAVERIPDCIKDLQRLEELTIFCCPKLVSLPELPRSLTLLIVYECDSLETLAPFPLGSEIEALSFPECFRLDREARRVITQLQSSWVCLPGRNIPAEFHHRVIGNFLAICSNAYRFKLCAVVSPKQVMVEDEDIELLCHILINGCPMKSPIKSIYNLRIRIQSEHLFIFPSTMLKEDRQLGQYSEILFKFSTTSQNTEIIKCGVQILRDRRSCDSKSEQDDDESLYSSLDYDAPRVDTINLLKEHKDLISDYFTSFFSL